A section of the Phycodurus eques isolate BA_2022a chromosome 4, UOR_Pequ_1.1, whole genome shotgun sequence genome encodes:
- the erfl3 gene encoding ETS domain-containing transcription factor ERF isoform X1, with the protein MKTPGDNGFAFPDWAYKPESSPGSRQIQLWHFILELLRKEEYHDVIAWQGDYGEFVIKDPDEVARLWGARKCKPQMNYDKLSRALRYYYNKRILHKTKGKRFTYKFNFNKLVLVNYPFIDMGSTGNGVPQSAPPVPSSAGTHFRFPPSTPSEVLSPNEDLRSPGGLYSSVARRMARGSVSDCSDGTSVNSEIEDGNLGGGEERAERSVAGGVGPGGGGGGYRSIIHPRLSHESLFRIYGGGGNPSAHPGSRGPVGHRIHPESLSPFPVSPLPGPGGAGLLAPPLSPALSLTPASHLPYTPSPTLSPMLGSHFSFNPEDMKRYLQAHTQSVYNYGLSPRAFLQYPNIVIPQPHRPAADKVSLGNERGATERAERERAGERHHHTPLSHSAHHHHPHPPHSAHPHPQSHPMHHTLHLGEEPPHMSPFKFKLQPPPLGRKQRDGQSQNKARQSSLSSGSGSGSMSSTSGLGSSLSFGSDLSSASGSGLVSASSSTQSLNSAGLPKIKVEPISDIESEEEVEVTDISDEDPDERDEDFELFAHRLSRAPNRHRHLHRHHLGSNDSAAHPSLPDEDLDEDVFKAPAPPPPGLTPFLASQHGYSSAHRGPPALKTEPGESADPSPPLNPPPQTKCIPLKLRFKRRWSEDQRMEASQEESDDKKVRPQEQRDRQSNGRMETEEDVPGEVDSPPLSAYQSSIAPPLPAHRRASAELHRAAAQLSLENKDC; encoded by the exons GTTTTGCCTTTCCCGACTGGGCCTACAAGCCAGAGTCGAGTCCGGGGTCCAGGCAGATCCAGCTGTGGCACTTCATCCTGGAGCTGCTGAGGAAAGAGGAGTACCACGACGTCATCGCCTGGCAGGGTGACTACGGCGAGTTTGTCATCAAGGACCCGGATGAGGTGGCCCGGCTCTGGGGTGCCAGGAAGTGTAAACCCCAAATGAACTACGACAAACTGAGCAGGGCACTGAG ATACTACTACAACAAGAGGATCCTCCACAAGACCAAAGGCAAGCGGTTCACCTACAAATTCAACTTCAATAAACTGGTGTTGGTCAACTACCCTTTCATTGACATGGGCTCCACCG GAAATGGTGTCCCTCAGAGCGCCCCACCCGTCCCCTCCAGTGCCGGGACTCACTTCCGGTTCCCTCCCTCAACGCCCTCGGAAGTCCTCTCCCCGAACGAGGACCTGCGCAGCCCTGGAGGCCTGTACAGTTCGGTGGCCCGCCGCATGGCTCGCGGCTCCGTGAGCGACTGCAGCGATGGCACTTCTGTCAATTCCGAGATAGAAGACGGCAATCTGGGCGGTGGGGAGGAGAGGGCGGAGAGGAGCGTGGCTGGCGGAGTAGGGCCCGGAGGTGGAGGGGGAGGCTACAGGAGCATCATCCACCCCCGCTTGTCTCACGAGTCTCTGTTCCGCATCTACGGGGGAGGTGGCAACCCCAGCGCTCACCCGGGCTCCCGTGGCCCCGTCGGGCACCGTATTCACCCAGAATCTTTGTCCCCCTTCCCCGTGTCCCCCCTGCCTGGACCGGGAGGAGCGGGCCTCCTTGCCCCACCTCTATCCCCAGCTCTCAGCTTGACTCCCGCATCACACCTCCCTTACACTCCCTCACCCACTCTGTCGCCCATGTTGGGCTCCCACTTCTCCTTTAACCCAGAGGACATGAAGCGCTACCTACAGGCGCACACCCAGTCAGTGTACAACTACGGGCTCAGCCCCCGCGCTTTCCTGCAGTACCCCAACATCGTCATCCCACAGCCTCACCGGCCCGCCGCCGACAAGGTAAGTCTGGGCAATGAGCGAGGAGCGACAGAGCGAGCCGAAAGAGAACGAGCTGGTGAGCGGCACCATCACACACCGCTGTCTCACTCcgcccaccaccaccatccGCACCCACCTCACTCGGCCCACCCTCACCCCCAATCCCACCCGATGCATCACACACTCCACCTGGGCGAGGAGCCCCCTCACATGTCCCCCTTCAAGTTTAAGCTGCAGCCGCCACCGCTGGGCCGCAAGCAGAGGGATGGGCAGAGCCAGAACAAAGCACGGCAGAGCTCGCTCTCCTCCGGCTCTGGGTCCGGGTCCATGTCGTCCACTTCAGGCCTAGGCTCCTCGCTGTCGTTTGGTAGCGACCTGAGCTCGGCCAGTGGCTCGGGCCTTGTCTCTGCATCGTCCTCCACGCAGTCCCTCAACAGTGCAGGCCTTCCCAAAATCAAG GTGGAGCCCATCTCAGACATCGAATCGGAAGAAGAGGTGGAGGTGACCGACATTAGCGATGAAGACCCCGATGAGCGAGATGAAGACTTTGAGCTCTTTGCGCATCGCCTGTCCAGAGCTCCAAACCGCCACCGCCACCTCCACCGCCACCACCTCGGGTCTAACGACTCGGCCGCCCACCCGTCACTTCCTGACGAGGACCTGGATGAGGACGTGTTCAAAGCCCCCGCCCCACCTCCTCCCGGCCTCACGCCCTTCTTGGCTTCGCAACACGGCTACTCCAGCGCGCACCGTGGGCCGCCCGCCCTCAAGACCGAGCCCGGCGAGTCGGCGGACCCGAGCCCTCCCCTGAATCCGCCTCCGCAAACCAAGTGCATCCCCCTCAAGCTGCGCTTCAAGAGGCGCTGGAGCGAAGACCAACGCATGGAGGCCTCGCAGGAGGAGTCCGACGACAAGAAAGTCCGGCCGCAGGAGCAGAGGGACCGCCAGAGCAACGGGCGTATGGAGACAGAGGAGGATGTGCCTGGAGAAGTGGACAGCCCCCCTCTGTCAGCTTACCAGAGTTCCATAGCCCCGCCCTTACCCGCGCATCGGCGGGCGAGCGCTGAGCTGCATCGTGCTGCGGCGCAGCTGTCTCTGGAGAACAAAGACTGCTGA
- the erfl3 gene encoding ETS domain-containing transcription factor ERF isoform X2 — translation MGFAFPDWAYKPESSPGSRQIQLWHFILELLRKEEYHDVIAWQGDYGEFVIKDPDEVARLWGARKCKPQMNYDKLSRALRYYYNKRILHKTKGKRFTYKFNFNKLVLVNYPFIDMGSTGNGVPQSAPPVPSSAGTHFRFPPSTPSEVLSPNEDLRSPGGLYSSVARRMARGSVSDCSDGTSVNSEIEDGNLGGGEERAERSVAGGVGPGGGGGGYRSIIHPRLSHESLFRIYGGGGNPSAHPGSRGPVGHRIHPESLSPFPVSPLPGPGGAGLLAPPLSPALSLTPASHLPYTPSPTLSPMLGSHFSFNPEDMKRYLQAHTQSVYNYGLSPRAFLQYPNIVIPQPHRPAADKVSLGNERGATERAERERAGERHHHTPLSHSAHHHHPHPPHSAHPHPQSHPMHHTLHLGEEPPHMSPFKFKLQPPPLGRKQRDGQSQNKARQSSLSSGSGSGSMSSTSGLGSSLSFGSDLSSASGSGLVSASSSTQSLNSAGLPKIKVEPISDIESEEEVEVTDISDEDPDERDEDFELFAHRLSRAPNRHRHLHRHHLGSNDSAAHPSLPDEDLDEDVFKAPAPPPPGLTPFLASQHGYSSAHRGPPALKTEPGESADPSPPLNPPPQTKCIPLKLRFKRRWSEDQRMEASQEESDDKKVRPQEQRDRQSNGRMETEEDVPGEVDSPPLSAYQSSIAPPLPAHRRASAELHRAAAQLSLENKDC, via the exons ATGG GTTTTGCCTTTCCCGACTGGGCCTACAAGCCAGAGTCGAGTCCGGGGTCCAGGCAGATCCAGCTGTGGCACTTCATCCTGGAGCTGCTGAGGAAAGAGGAGTACCACGACGTCATCGCCTGGCAGGGTGACTACGGCGAGTTTGTCATCAAGGACCCGGATGAGGTGGCCCGGCTCTGGGGTGCCAGGAAGTGTAAACCCCAAATGAACTACGACAAACTGAGCAGGGCACTGAG ATACTACTACAACAAGAGGATCCTCCACAAGACCAAAGGCAAGCGGTTCACCTACAAATTCAACTTCAATAAACTGGTGTTGGTCAACTACCCTTTCATTGACATGGGCTCCACCG GAAATGGTGTCCCTCAGAGCGCCCCACCCGTCCCCTCCAGTGCCGGGACTCACTTCCGGTTCCCTCCCTCAACGCCCTCGGAAGTCCTCTCCCCGAACGAGGACCTGCGCAGCCCTGGAGGCCTGTACAGTTCGGTGGCCCGCCGCATGGCTCGCGGCTCCGTGAGCGACTGCAGCGATGGCACTTCTGTCAATTCCGAGATAGAAGACGGCAATCTGGGCGGTGGGGAGGAGAGGGCGGAGAGGAGCGTGGCTGGCGGAGTAGGGCCCGGAGGTGGAGGGGGAGGCTACAGGAGCATCATCCACCCCCGCTTGTCTCACGAGTCTCTGTTCCGCATCTACGGGGGAGGTGGCAACCCCAGCGCTCACCCGGGCTCCCGTGGCCCCGTCGGGCACCGTATTCACCCAGAATCTTTGTCCCCCTTCCCCGTGTCCCCCCTGCCTGGACCGGGAGGAGCGGGCCTCCTTGCCCCACCTCTATCCCCAGCTCTCAGCTTGACTCCCGCATCACACCTCCCTTACACTCCCTCACCCACTCTGTCGCCCATGTTGGGCTCCCACTTCTCCTTTAACCCAGAGGACATGAAGCGCTACCTACAGGCGCACACCCAGTCAGTGTACAACTACGGGCTCAGCCCCCGCGCTTTCCTGCAGTACCCCAACATCGTCATCCCACAGCCTCACCGGCCCGCCGCCGACAAGGTAAGTCTGGGCAATGAGCGAGGAGCGACAGAGCGAGCCGAAAGAGAACGAGCTGGTGAGCGGCACCATCACACACCGCTGTCTCACTCcgcccaccaccaccatccGCACCCACCTCACTCGGCCCACCCTCACCCCCAATCCCACCCGATGCATCACACACTCCACCTGGGCGAGGAGCCCCCTCACATGTCCCCCTTCAAGTTTAAGCTGCAGCCGCCACCGCTGGGCCGCAAGCAGAGGGATGGGCAGAGCCAGAACAAAGCACGGCAGAGCTCGCTCTCCTCCGGCTCTGGGTCCGGGTCCATGTCGTCCACTTCAGGCCTAGGCTCCTCGCTGTCGTTTGGTAGCGACCTGAGCTCGGCCAGTGGCTCGGGCCTTGTCTCTGCATCGTCCTCCACGCAGTCCCTCAACAGTGCAGGCCTTCCCAAAATCAAG GTGGAGCCCATCTCAGACATCGAATCGGAAGAAGAGGTGGAGGTGACCGACATTAGCGATGAAGACCCCGATGAGCGAGATGAAGACTTTGAGCTCTTTGCGCATCGCCTGTCCAGAGCTCCAAACCGCCACCGCCACCTCCACCGCCACCACCTCGGGTCTAACGACTCGGCCGCCCACCCGTCACTTCCTGACGAGGACCTGGATGAGGACGTGTTCAAAGCCCCCGCCCCACCTCCTCCCGGCCTCACGCCCTTCTTGGCTTCGCAACACGGCTACTCCAGCGCGCACCGTGGGCCGCCCGCCCTCAAGACCGAGCCCGGCGAGTCGGCGGACCCGAGCCCTCCCCTGAATCCGCCTCCGCAAACCAAGTGCATCCCCCTCAAGCTGCGCTTCAAGAGGCGCTGGAGCGAAGACCAACGCATGGAGGCCTCGCAGGAGGAGTCCGACGACAAGAAAGTCCGGCCGCAGGAGCAGAGGGACCGCCAGAGCAACGGGCGTATGGAGACAGAGGAGGATGTGCCTGGAGAAGTGGACAGCCCCCCTCTGTCAGCTTACCAGAGTTCCATAGCCCCGCCCTTACCCGCGCATCGGCGGGCGAGCGCTGAGCTGCATCGTGCTGCGGCGCAGCTGTCTCTGGAGAACAAAGACTGCTGA